Proteins from a genomic interval of Marmoricola sp. OAE513:
- a CDS encoding cytochrome P450: MRTGVPSYRENLYTPANSTDPYPHYRRMRELGPVVWLPKHRVYAITRYAECKAVLLDARTFISGDGVGLNPVVNRLGRDTTLSSDGEDHARRRKLVAPRMTPRALATMQQQIEQMAASVVDAAVARVDVDGVTDLARALPLGVVPDLVGWPTDQREHLLRWAGATFDSLGPMNATALRTMSSSIGMMRFARKIARTGNVLPGSLGEDALRAAADGVISDKEGVALMIDYLAPSLDTTISGIASALHLLATHPDQWDALRADPSLIPNAANEALRLEAPIRAFTRRAVSDVEVGGTTIPRRARVLVLYASANRDELVWENPDQFDIHRDASAQLAFGRGSHSCAGQGLARLETETLLATLVEKVTRIEPAGRPEWARNNLIRCHRTLPLRLHAA, encoded by the coding sequence ATGAGGACCGGCGTGCCGTCGTACCGGGAGAACCTGTACACGCCTGCGAACAGCACCGACCCGTACCCGCACTACCGACGGATGCGCGAGCTCGGTCCGGTCGTCTGGCTCCCGAAGCACCGCGTCTACGCGATCACCCGGTACGCCGAGTGCAAGGCGGTGCTGCTGGACGCGAGGACGTTCATCTCCGGCGACGGGGTCGGACTCAACCCCGTCGTGAACCGGCTCGGACGCGACACCACGTTGAGCAGCGACGGCGAGGACCACGCCCGCCGCCGCAAGCTCGTCGCCCCGCGGATGACCCCGCGCGCCCTGGCGACCATGCAGCAGCAGATCGAGCAGATGGCCGCCTCGGTCGTCGACGCTGCGGTGGCCAGGGTCGATGTCGACGGCGTCACCGACCTGGCCCGCGCACTACCCCTGGGCGTCGTCCCGGACCTGGTGGGTTGGCCGACCGACCAGCGCGAGCACCTGCTGCGCTGGGCGGGCGCGACGTTCGACTCCCTCGGCCCGATGAACGCGACGGCGCTGCGGACGATGTCCTCGAGCATCGGGATGATGCGGTTCGCCCGGAAGATCGCGCGGACCGGCAACGTGCTGCCGGGCAGTCTCGGCGAGGACGCCCTGCGCGCCGCGGCCGACGGAGTGATCAGCGACAAGGAAGGGGTGGCCCTGATGATCGACTACCTGGCCCCCTCGCTGGACACGACGATCAGTGGCATCGCCAGTGCGCTGCACTTGCTCGCGACCCACCCCGACCAGTGGGACGCGCTGCGCGCCGACCCGTCGCTGATCCCGAACGCCGCCAACGAAGCGCTGCGTCTCGAGGCTCCGATCCGGGCCTTCACCCGTCGTGCGGTCTCGGACGTCGAGGTCGGAGGCACGACCATCCCGCGGCGGGCACGGGTGCTCGTGCTGTACGCGTCGGCGAACCGCGACGAGCTCGTGTGGGAGAACCCCGACCAGTTCGACATCCACCGGGATGCCTCCGCGCAGCTTGCCTTCGGTCGCGGCTCGCACTCGTGTGCGGGCCAGGGCCTGGCACGCCTGGAGACCGAGACGCTGCTCGCGACGCTGGTCGAGAAGGTCACCCGCATCGAACCGGCAGGCAGGCCCGAGTGGGCGCGCAACAACCTGATCCGCTGCCACCGCACCCTGCCGCTTCGGCTGCACGCCGCCTGA
- a CDS encoding bifunctional 3-(3-hydroxy-phenyl)propionate/3-hydroxycinnamic acid hydroxylase — protein MHHTVVIAGAGPTGVTAAILLGQHDVDVLLLDRWTDVYPQPRAVHLDDEVYRILAKLGVAEEFAAISRPGAGLRLLSPDHQVLSTFDRTNPRTVNGFPAANMFDQPDLEAILRKRLTAYQSVTLLGGAEITAVTNGSRPSVTFERDGVPETVTAEFLLGCDGANSLTRAAIGSAMENLRFEQRWLVLDIATDRELGHWEGVHQVCDTTRAATYMRIGERRHRWEFQLLDHETAADFSTLAAVAPLLAPWDTDLDGFEVIRTAEYTFRAQLADRWRSGRTFLLGDAAHLTPPFIGQGMGAGLRDAANLTWKIAGVLDGSLPESALETYEQERRPHAAALIRLAIGVGAAMTAGGRLGDLLRSVLAPRLHRLPGIGARVVESTSPALRRSALVRRGRLSRSLAGTLAPNIDDRTGGGWAWVTTGPASPRPGAVTIEARGELATWLRSGRARGALVRPDFTVAEVTR, from the coding sequence ATGCACCACACCGTCGTGATCGCCGGAGCCGGACCGACCGGTGTCACCGCCGCGATCCTGCTCGGCCAGCACGACGTGGACGTCCTGCTGCTGGACCGGTGGACCGACGTCTACCCGCAACCGCGAGCGGTCCACCTCGACGACGAGGTCTACCGGATCCTGGCCAAGCTGGGTGTCGCCGAGGAGTTCGCCGCCATCTCCCGTCCCGGCGCGGGCCTGCGCCTGCTCAGCCCCGACCACCAGGTGCTGTCCACCTTCGACCGCACCAACCCGCGCACGGTCAACGGCTTCCCCGCTGCGAACATGTTCGACCAGCCTGATCTCGAGGCGATCCTGCGGAAGCGGCTGACGGCGTACCAGTCGGTGACCCTGCTCGGGGGCGCCGAGATCACCGCGGTGACGAACGGGTCGCGACCGTCGGTCACCTTCGAGCGTGACGGCGTGCCGGAGACCGTGACCGCCGAGTTCCTGCTCGGCTGCGACGGAGCCAACAGCCTGACCAGGGCGGCGATCGGCAGCGCGATGGAGAACCTCCGCTTCGAGCAGCGCTGGCTGGTCCTCGACATCGCCACCGACCGCGAGCTCGGTCACTGGGAGGGAGTGCACCAGGTCTGCGACACCACCCGCGCCGCGACGTACATGCGGATCGGTGAGCGCCGGCACCGCTGGGAGTTCCAGCTCCTCGACCACGAGACAGCCGCCGACTTCAGCACACTCGCTGCTGTCGCGCCGCTGCTCGCGCCGTGGGACACCGATCTCGACGGCTTCGAGGTGATTCGCACGGCGGAGTACACCTTCCGCGCTCAGCTCGCCGACCGCTGGCGCTCGGGTCGCACGTTCCTCCTCGGCGACGCCGCGCACCTGACTCCCCCGTTCATCGGCCAGGGCATGGGCGCCGGCCTCCGGGACGCTGCGAACCTCACCTGGAAGATCGCCGGCGTCCTGGACGGTTCCTTGCCGGAGTCGGCGCTGGAGACCTACGAGCAGGAACGCCGACCGCACGCCGCTGCCCTGATCCGGCTGGCGATCGGCGTCGGCGCTGCGATGACCGCCGGCGGTCGCCTCGGCGACCTGCTGCGCTCGGTCCTGGCGCCGCGCCTGCACCGGCTCCCGGGCATCGGCGCCCGGGTCGTGGAGAGCACCAGCCCGGCTCTGCGCCGCTCGGCGCTGGTCCGCCGCGGGCGTCTCTCGCGCTCGCTGGCCGGCACGCTCGCCCCGAACATCGACGACCGGACAGGTGGAGGGTGGGCCTGGGTCACCACCGGCCCGGCGTCACCGCGACCCGGTGCCGTGACCATCGAGGCCCGGGGCGAGCTGGCGACCTGGTTGCGCTCGGGCCGGGCCCGCGGCGCGCTGGTCCGCCCGGACTTCACCGTCGCGGAGGTGACGCGATGA
- a CDS encoding fumarylacetoacetate hydrolase family protein, translated as MTTTVLRADNQWWVLTAEGAHLIPTRATTTAELLADRAAITSAAAAAAGPAPEALQSPVTAPCRVVAQMTNYVSHIRDSGMNPATVPMTFFRKTSHSITGPLDDIVRPAHVTLLDYEVEIGLVIGKDVPVGTTITEANIAEHVAGLVVTNDVSARDLQLPKTQFFEGKSYPTFTPVGPYLVLLDAEDWKRFGDLRLRTWVNGEIRQDSTVADMLFKPVEAFGTLTGFQPLAAGDLLLTGTPGGTAPP; from the coding sequence ATGACCACCACCGTCCTCCGTGCCGACAACCAGTGGTGGGTCCTCACCGCCGAGGGCGCCCACCTGATCCCCACCCGCGCGACCACGACTGCCGAACTGCTGGCCGACCGGGCCGCCATCACGTCGGCCGCGGCGGCCGCGGCCGGTCCGGCGCCCGAGGCCCTGCAGTCCCCGGTGACCGCCCCCTGCCGGGTGGTCGCCCAGATGACGAACTACGTCTCGCACATCCGCGACTCCGGGATGAACCCGGCGACCGTCCCGATGACGTTCTTCCGCAAGACCTCGCACTCGATCACCGGTCCGCTCGACGACATCGTGCGCCCCGCCCACGTGACGCTGCTGGACTACGAGGTCGAGATCGGTCTGGTCATCGGCAAGGACGTCCCGGTCGGGACGACGATCACCGAGGCGAACATCGCCGAGCACGTCGCGGGCCTCGTGGTCACCAACGACGTCTCCGCCCGCGACCTCCAGCTGCCCAAGACGCAATTCTTCGAGGGCAAGTCCTACCCGACCTTCACTCCCGTCGGCCCGTACCTGGTGCTGCTCGACGCCGAGGACTGGAAGCGGTTCGGCGACCTGCGCCTGCGCACCTGGGTCAACGGCGAGATCCGCCAGGACTCCACGGTCGCGGACATGCTCTTCAAGCCGGTCGAGGCGTTCGGCACGCTGACCGGGTTCCAGCCGCTGGCCGCAGGCGACCTGCTGCTCACCGGTACGCCGGGGGGCACCGCACCGCCCTGA
- a CDS encoding VOC family protein, giving the protein MSTHHTHSDLHSEQGGTAGEHPGRARNPVVKVRDLAWLEFEKPDLAAAEKFGHVFGFSTSLRTADELHLRGTLAGSPAVLIRRGARSRFTGPAFRADCDADVLRLADHLGTRVSPLRESLGGITVDTLDPSGARVRVVSGTHELDALPDQEPLVHNTGTEVPRTNSTQRPPAEPARVQRLGHVVLQTNKYRAALDWYLENLGLIVSDFQYYEGQRELGPTMSFIRCDRGSEPADHHTLAMTLGPSNRYVHSAYQVTDLDALAAGGEVLLEAGYHRSWGIGRHIQGSQIFDYWRDPDGFMVEHFTDGDMFDNTLEPGWAPMTASGLAQWGPPVTKDFLGLRPGKDSIAEARAIASALRRNDSDFTRTRLKGLLKVASS; this is encoded by the coding sequence ATGAGCACTCACCACACCCACAGCGACCTGCACAGCGAGCAGGGCGGTACCGCCGGCGAGCACCCCGGCCGCGCGAGGAACCCCGTCGTCAAGGTCCGCGACCTCGCCTGGCTCGAGTTCGAGAAGCCAGACCTCGCGGCCGCGGAGAAGTTCGGCCACGTCTTCGGGTTCAGCACCAGCCTGCGCACGGCCGACGAGCTGCACCTGCGCGGCACCCTCGCCGGCTCCCCCGCGGTGCTGATCCGCCGGGGCGCGAGGTCGCGCTTCACCGGACCGGCCTTCCGGGCGGACTGCGACGCCGACGTGCTCCGCCTCGCCGACCACCTCGGCACCCGGGTGAGCCCGCTGCGCGAGTCCCTCGGCGGCATCACCGTCGACACGCTCGACCCGAGCGGCGCCCGGGTCCGCGTGGTCAGCGGGACCCACGAGCTCGACGCCCTGCCCGACCAGGAGCCCCTGGTGCACAACACCGGCACCGAGGTCCCCCGCACCAACAGCACCCAGCGGCCGCCCGCCGAGCCGGCGCGGGTCCAGCGCCTCGGCCACGTGGTGCTGCAGACGAACAAGTACCGAGCCGCACTTGACTGGTACCTGGAGAACCTCGGGCTCATCGTCAGCGACTTCCAGTACTACGAGGGCCAGCGCGAGCTCGGGCCGACGATGAGCTTCATCCGGTGCGACCGCGGTTCCGAACCCGCCGACCACCACACCCTGGCGATGACGCTCGGGCCGTCGAACCGGTACGTGCACTCGGCCTACCAGGTCACCGACCTCGATGCGCTCGCCGCCGGTGGGGAGGTGCTGCTCGAGGCCGGCTACCACCGCTCCTGGGGCATCGGACGGCACATCCAGGGCAGCCAGATCTTCGACTACTGGCGCGACCCGGACGGGTTCATGGTCGAGCACTTCACCGACGGCGACATGTTCGACAACACCCTCGAGCCCGGCTGGGCGCCGATGACCGCCTCCGGCCTGGCGCAGTGGGGCCCGCCGGTCACCAAGGACTTCCTCGGGCTCCGGCCCGGAAAGGACTCCATCGCCGAGGCACGCGCCATCGCCTCCGCCCTGCGCAGGAACGACTCCGACTTCACCCGCACCCGCCTCAAGGGCCTCCTGAAAGTAGCCAGCTCATGA
- a CDS encoding TetR/AcrR family transcriptional regulator, with the protein MSVKQEGRKARTRAALVKAAQRLIAEGRDNVAILEITQVADVGMGSFYNHFASKEELFQAAADDAIEAHADLLDQLAEEYDDPAVVFAQSYRLTGRLHRVMPELSKVLLSYGPAVIGSDRGLAPRALRDIELGVESGRFTLADPKVALMLAAGGVLTLGTALHEDPALDDASTVDQMAEDLLRMFGVPADEAAEICSRPLPALPS; encoded by the coding sequence GTGAGCGTGAAGCAGGAAGGGCGCAAGGCGCGGACGCGTGCTGCCTTGGTGAAGGCCGCTCAGCGACTGATCGCAGAGGGGCGTGACAACGTCGCCATCCTCGAGATCACGCAGGTCGCCGACGTCGGCATGGGTTCCTTCTACAACCACTTCGCCAGCAAGGAAGAGCTCTTCCAAGCAGCCGCCGACGACGCGATCGAGGCACACGCGGACCTGCTCGACCAGCTCGCCGAGGAGTACGACGACCCCGCCGTCGTCTTCGCCCAGAGCTACCGGCTCACCGGGCGCCTGCACCGGGTGATGCCCGAGCTGAGCAAGGTGCTGCTCTCCTACGGACCGGCGGTGATCGGGTCGGACCGCGGTCTGGCGCCGCGTGCACTGCGGGACATCGAGCTCGGGGTGGAGTCCGGGCGGTTCACGCTCGCCGACCCGAAGGTCGCGCTGATGCTCGCTGCCGGGGGAGTGCTGACGCTGGGCACCGCCCTGCACGAGGACCCCGCCCTGGACGACGCGTCGACGGTGGACCAGATGGCCGAGGACCTGCTGCGGATGTTCGGCGTCCCGGCGGACGAGGCGGCGGAGATCTGCTCGCGACCGCTCCCTGCGCTGCCGTCCTGA
- a CDS encoding GPGG-motif small membrane protein gives MDLILWLIAVVLVVSGIVTALRGQVLYGVLLVVLGLLVGPGGVSIFS, from the coding sequence GTGGATCTCATCTTGTGGCTGATTGCTGTTGTTCTCGTCGTCTCGGGAATCGTGACTGCGCTCCGCGGACAGGTTCTCTACGGTGTGCTCCTGGTCGTCCTGGGCCTGCTCGTCGGACCGGGTGGCGTCTCGATCTTCAGCTAG
- a CDS encoding serine/threonine-protein kinase, with amino-acid sequence MPEPRVLGGRYVLGDVVGSGGMADVYRAEDSLLGRTVAVKLLRDSVPDPGARERFRDEARTLARLSHPGLVTVLDVGTEGENQYLVMQYVDGTDLSRLLRSEGAQPPARVAALGNQVAQALAYAHANGIVHRDVKPGNILVDGDRVLLTDFGIARALGDAARHTRTGDTIGSPAYLSPEQVSGEPLTEAVDVYSLGLVLLEALTGARAYDGTPVEAAVARLTTAPAIPVSVGPVWRDLLEAMTRRLPEERPTLAAVAAVLEAEAAEGTGASFVPLVVPTPATEVEQTMAATMYTPAVRRSPLTAWWRWAVAAVVAVGLVVGGAVLLRPEQSPAVTAWKVPAGVSASLEPALKTLHASVDAALPGAEPLKTRLGLVDQSLAAHSYTQVRRDLTALAAQTRALRAGGSVSAAEADAILAAVAALRAGLPAPPTPTPTATPTPTVVKAPAAPTKKAPAKAKGNDKKSKPKGPGKKGKGKGKRK; translated from the coding sequence ATGCCTGAACCCCGCGTCCTCGGCGGCCGCTACGTCCTCGGGGACGTCGTCGGCTCCGGAGGCATGGCCGACGTCTACCGTGCCGAGGACTCGCTGCTGGGACGAACCGTCGCCGTCAAGCTCCTGCGCGACTCGGTCCCCGACCCGGGAGCCCGGGAGCGCTTCCGCGACGAGGCGCGCACGCTTGCTCGGCTGAGCCACCCGGGGCTCGTCACCGTGCTCGACGTCGGCACGGAGGGCGAGAACCAGTACCTGGTCATGCAGTACGTCGACGGGACCGACCTCTCCCGGCTCCTGCGCTCCGAGGGCGCCCAACCCCCCGCACGCGTCGCGGCGCTGGGCAACCAGGTCGCTCAGGCCTTGGCCTACGCGCACGCGAACGGCATCGTCCACCGCGACGTGAAGCCCGGCAACATCCTGGTCGACGGGGACCGCGTCCTGCTGACCGACTTCGGCATCGCGCGGGCGCTCGGGGACGCCGCAAGGCACACCCGGACGGGCGACACGATCGGCTCGCCGGCGTACCTCTCGCCCGAGCAGGTCAGCGGTGAACCCCTGACCGAGGCCGTCGACGTCTACTCGCTGGGGCTCGTCCTGCTCGAGGCCCTGACCGGTGCGCGTGCGTACGACGGCACGCCCGTCGAGGCCGCTGTCGCGCGACTCACGACCGCTCCTGCGATCCCGGTCTCGGTGGGGCCGGTCTGGCGCGACCTCCTCGAGGCGATGACCCGACGTCTCCCGGAGGAACGTCCCACGCTCGCGGCGGTCGCCGCGGTCCTGGAGGCGGAGGCTGCCGAGGGAACGGGCGCGTCGTTCGTGCCCTTGGTGGTGCCGACGCCGGCGACCGAGGTCGAGCAGACCATGGCCGCCACGATGTACACGCCGGCCGTACGCCGCTCGCCGCTGACCGCCTGGTGGCGGTGGGCGGTCGCAGCTGTCGTTGCGGTGGGCCTGGTGGTCGGAGGCGCGGTCCTGCTCCGGCCGGAGCAGTCTCCGGCTGTAACGGCTTGGAAGGTTCCGGCGGGCGTGTCGGCCTCGCTGGAGCCTGCGCTCAAGACGCTGCATGCGTCGGTAGACGCTGCGCTGCCCGGGGCGGAGCCGCTGAAGACCCGCCTCGGCCTCGTGGACCAGTCCCTGGCGGCGCACAGCTACACCCAGGTACGTCGGGACCTGACGGCACTCGCCGCTCAGACGAGAGCGCTGCGGGCTGGGGGATCCGTGTCCGCAGCCGAAGCCGACGCGATCCTGGCGGCGGTGGCGGCGTTGCGCGCTGGCCTGCCGGCCCCTCCGACACCGACCCCGACGGCTACGCCCACGCCGACCGTGGTCAAGGCGCCGGCCGCGCCGACCAAGAAGGCCCCGGCCAAGGCGAAGGGCAACGACAAGAAGAGCAAGCCCAAGGGTCCGGGCAAGAAGGGCAAGGGCAAGGGCAAGCGCAAGTAG
- a CDS encoding SDR family oxidoreductase, which translates to MSDQSRAQRFTDRRVLVTGAAGGVGKQLADLFRAEGATVVGTDVTEAEGVVATDLADPTAITALAEHALSELGGLDVLCNVAGVQSHSRLEALTPASLGLHLAVNTVAPILLTQAVLPALVESKGNVVTVASISALMGQPYNTAYCASKGGVLLAMRALAIELADKGVRVNCVSPGGIDTKMIEGAANSLPQDANWDLVAKSQGVLPGFMPPADVAEAIMFLASDAASSITATDLKVDRGVVW; encoded by the coding sequence ATGTCCGACCAGTCCCGCGCTCAGCGTTTCACCGACCGCCGTGTCCTCGTGACCGGCGCCGCCGGCGGCGTCGGCAAGCAGCTCGCCGACCTGTTCCGCGCCGAGGGGGCCACCGTCGTCGGCACGGACGTGACCGAGGCCGAGGGCGTCGTCGCGACCGACCTCGCCGACCCGACTGCAATCACCGCGCTGGCCGAGCACGCGCTCTCCGAGCTCGGCGGCCTGGACGTGCTCTGCAACGTCGCCGGCGTCCAGTCGCACTCCCGTCTCGAGGCGCTGACCCCGGCGAGCCTGGGCCTGCACCTCGCCGTCAACACCGTCGCGCCGATCCTGCTCACCCAGGCGGTGCTGCCGGCGCTGGTGGAGTCGAAGGGCAACGTCGTCACCGTGGCATCGATCTCCGCGCTGATGGGCCAGCCCTACAACACCGCGTACTGCGCCAGCAAGGGTGGAGTCCTCCTGGCGATGCGCGCGCTGGCGATCGAGCTCGCCGACAAGGGCGTCCGGGTCAACTGCGTCTCGCCGGGTGGTATCGACACCAAGATGATCGAGGGTGCGGCCAACAGCCTCCCGCAGGACGCGAACTGGGACCTCGTCGCCAAGAGCCAGGGCGTTCTGCCGGGCTTCATGCCTCCCGCCGACGTGGCTGAGGCGATCATGTTCCTCGCCTCCGACGCTGCCTCGTCGATCACCGCGACCGACCTGAAGGTGGACCGCGGCGTCGTCTGGTGA
- a CDS encoding Re/Si-specific NAD(P)(+) transhydrogenase subunit alpha: MRIGIPRESKAGETLVAATSATAGQLQKLGYDVVVQTGAGVYADQPDSAYTDAGITVGSAEDVWNSEIVVKVNAPTPEEIGKLRPGAVIISLMAPGRSPELVDQLVDAGVIALAMDAVPRISRAQSMDVLSSMANVAGYRAVIESAHAFGRQFTGQVTAAGKVPPAKVFVVGAGVAGLAALGAAGSMGAVVRSFDVRPEVAEQVESMGATFVTVNDPAMEAAASSDGYAKEMTAEQEAATAVMYDEEARGADIVITTALIPGRPAPKLITAETIAGMRTGSVIVDMAAANGGNTELTVTDEVVVTPNGVTIIGYTDLAGRLPAQTSQLYGTNIVNLLKLMTPEKDGELFLDLEDVIVRGITVAKGGESMWPPPPVQVSAAPAAAAAPVAPATEPKAPLTAGAKVGLVLGAIAAFWLVNATAPDPIPQHFTTLMLSIVIGYYVIGKVAHALHTPLMSVTNAISGVIVVGALLQISTDDGVIRALSTIAILLASINIFGGFAVTRRMLGMFNKGA; the protein is encoded by the coding sequence GTGCGTATCGGAATTCCCCGCGAGTCGAAGGCCGGCGAGACCCTCGTCGCTGCGACGAGCGCGACGGCCGGACAGCTGCAGAAGCTCGGGTACGACGTCGTCGTCCAGACCGGTGCCGGCGTGTACGCCGACCAGCCGGACTCGGCGTACACCGACGCCGGGATCACCGTCGGCAGCGCCGAGGACGTCTGGAACAGCGAGATCGTCGTCAAGGTGAACGCGCCGACGCCCGAGGAGATCGGCAAGCTCCGTCCGGGCGCCGTGATCATCTCCCTGATGGCTCCCGGCCGCAGCCCGGAGCTGGTCGACCAGCTCGTCGACGCCGGCGTGATCGCGCTGGCGATGGACGCGGTCCCGCGGATCTCGCGCGCGCAGTCGATGGACGTGCTGTCCTCGATGGCCAACGTCGCCGGCTACCGCGCGGTGATCGAGAGCGCGCACGCGTTCGGTCGCCAGTTCACCGGTCAGGTCACCGCGGCGGGCAAGGTCCCGCCGGCGAAGGTCTTCGTGGTGGGTGCCGGTGTCGCCGGTCTGGCCGCGCTCGGTGCGGCCGGCTCGATGGGCGCCGTCGTCCGTTCCTTCGACGTGCGGCCCGAGGTGGCCGAGCAGGTCGAGTCGATGGGCGCGACCTTCGTGACGGTGAATGATCCGGCCATGGAGGCCGCAGCTTCCTCCGACGGCTACGCCAAGGAGATGACCGCCGAGCAGGAGGCCGCCACCGCGGTGATGTACGACGAGGAGGCGCGCGGCGCCGACATCGTCATCACCACCGCGCTGATCCCGGGCCGTCCCGCCCCGAAGCTGATCACCGCCGAGACCATCGCCGGGATGAGGACCGGTTCGGTGATCGTCGACATGGCCGCGGCCAACGGCGGCAACACCGAGCTGACCGTCACCGACGAGGTCGTGGTGACCCCGAACGGCGTCACGATCATCGGCTACACCGACCTCGCCGGTCGTCTGCCCGCGCAGACCTCGCAGCTGTACGGCACCAACATCGTGAACCTGCTCAAGCTGATGACGCCGGAGAAGGACGGGGAGCTCTTCCTCGACCTCGAGGACGTGATCGTCCGCGGCATCACCGTGGCCAAGGGCGGTGAGTCGATGTGGCCGCCGCCGCCGGTCCAGGTCTCGGCCGCGCCGGCGGCCGCTGCGGCTCCGGTGGCTCCGGCGACCGAGCCGAAGGCCCCGCTGACGGCCGGCGCGAAGGTCGGGCTGGTACTCGGCGCGATCGCGGCGTTCTGGCTGGTCAACGCGACCGCTCCGGACCCGATCCCGCAGCACTTCACGACCCTGATGCTGTCGATCGTGATCGGCTACTACGTCATCGGCAAGGTGGCGCACGCGCTGCACACGCCGCTGATGTCGGTGACGAACGCGATCTCCGGCGTGATCGTCGTCGGAGCGCTGCTCCAGATCTCCACCGACGACGGCGTGATCCGGGCGCTCTCGACGATCGCGATCCTGCTCGCGTCGATCAACATCTTCGGTGGCTTCGCGGTCACCCGTCGCATGCTCGGCATGTTCAACAAGGGGGCCTGA
- a CDS encoding TetR/AcrR family transcriptional regulator produces the protein MRKVPAQIASQLQNALPLIAGQGLEQTKIDEIADASGVPKATLYYYFSGKEEILAFLFEDMLTAIADQAAMAAGTEGTAKERLEAVVKTQIRLLVENPDLGAALIGDLGRVARTPTLIDALAQAFYAPVEGLMVEGNKDGSLREIHNPLLGSMSIFGSVIMSILVTVISPIAGPTVEDVEVPDDLAGDLLDVVMRGLQPEGS, from the coding sequence ATGCGTAAGGTTCCGGCCCAGATTGCTTCTCAGCTCCAGAACGCCCTCCCGCTGATCGCTGGCCAGGGGCTGGAGCAGACCAAGATCGACGAGATCGCTGACGCCAGCGGTGTCCCGAAGGCGACGCTCTACTACTACTTCAGCGGCAAGGAAGAGATCCTCGCCTTCCTCTTCGAGGACATGCTCACCGCGATCGCGGACCAGGCAGCCATGGCGGCCGGCACCGAGGGCACCGCGAAGGAGCGTCTCGAGGCAGTCGTGAAAACCCAGATCCGGCTGCTCGTGGAGAACCCGGACCTCGGTGCCGCGCTGATCGGTGACCTGGGCCGCGTCGCTCGGACGCCGACGCTCATCGATGCACTCGCGCAGGCGTTCTACGCCCCGGTCGAGGGACTCATGGTCGAAGGCAACAAGGACGGCTCCCTGCGCGAGATCCACAACCCGCTGCTCGGGTCGATGTCGATCTTCGGCTCGGTGATCATGTCGATCCTGGTCACGGTCATCTCGCCCATCGCGGGACCGACTGTGGAAGACGTCGAGGTCCCCGACGATCTCGCCGGGGACCTCCTGGACGTCGTGATGCGGGGCCTGCAGCCCGAGGGTTCCTGA